The proteins below come from a single Arthrobacter sp. zg-Y1171 genomic window:
- a CDS encoding cold-shock protein, with protein MAQGIVKWFNGEKGYGFITLDEAETDVFVHWSAIQASGYRTLEEGQRVEFEIGQGQKGPQAEEVRAV; from the coding sequence ATGGCGCAGGGGATCGTCAAGTGGTTCAACGGCGAAAAAGGGTACGGCTTTATTACCCTCGACGAAGCCGAAACGGATGTGTTCGTCCACTGGTCCGCCATCCAGGCATCGGGTTACCGGACGCTGGAAGAAGGACAACGGGTGGAGTTCGAAATCGGCCAGGGCCAGAAGGGTCCGCAGGCCGAGGAAGTCCGCGCAGTGTAG
- the groL gene encoding chaperonin GroEL (60 kDa chaperone family; promotes refolding of misfolded polypeptides especially under stressful conditions; forms two stacked rings of heptamers to form a barrel-shaped 14mer; ends can be capped by GroES; misfolded proteins enter the barrel where they are refolded when GroES binds) — MAKIIAFEEEARRGLERGLNILADAVKVTLGPRGRNVVLEKKWGAPTITNDGVSIAKEIELDDPYEKIGAELVKEVAKKTDDVAGDGTTTATVLAQALVREGLRNVAAGADPLSLKRGIEKAVAAVTAELIASAKEIETKEQIAATASISAGDQQIGDLIAEALDKVGKEGVITVEESNTFGLELELTEGMRFDKGYISGYFVTDAERQETVLEDPYILIVNSKISNVKDLVAVLEKVMQSGKPLLIIAEDVEGEALATLVVNKIRGTFKSVAVKAPGFGDRRKAQLADIAILTGGQVIAEEVGLKLENATLDLLGKARKVVVTKDETTIVEGAGDAEEIAGRVNQIRAEIENSDSDYDREKLQERLAKLAGGVAVIKAGAATEVELKERKHRIEDAVRNAKAAVEEGIVAGGGVALIQAGLKAFANLSLEGDEATGANIVRVAIDAPLKQIAFNAGMEPGVVVDKVRGLPEGFGLNAATGEYEDLLAAGINDPVKVTRSALQNAASIAGLFLTTEAVVADKPEKSAPAMGGADEMAGMGGMGGF, encoded by the coding sequence ATGGCCAAGATCATTGCATTTGAAGAAGAGGCACGCCGCGGCCTCGAGCGCGGGTTGAACATCCTCGCCGACGCCGTCAAGGTGACCCTCGGCCCGCGTGGCCGCAACGTGGTCCTCGAAAAGAAGTGGGGCGCCCCCACGATCACCAATGACGGCGTTTCCATCGCCAAGGAGATCGAGCTGGACGATCCCTACGAGAAGATCGGCGCAGAGCTGGTCAAGGAAGTTGCCAAGAAGACTGACGATGTTGCCGGTGACGGCACCACCACGGCAACTGTCCTCGCCCAGGCACTGGTCCGGGAAGGCCTGCGCAACGTTGCCGCCGGCGCCGATCCGCTGAGCCTGAAGCGCGGCATCGAGAAGGCTGTTGCCGCCGTTACCGCCGAACTGATTGCATCTGCCAAGGAGATCGAAACCAAGGAGCAGATCGCCGCTACGGCTTCCATCTCCGCCGGTGACCAGCAGATCGGCGACCTGATTGCCGAAGCACTGGACAAGGTGGGCAAGGAAGGCGTCATCACGGTCGAGGAGTCCAACACCTTCGGCCTGGAACTGGAACTCACCGAAGGCATGCGCTTCGACAAGGGTTACATCTCCGGTTACTTCGTCACCGACGCCGAGCGCCAGGAAACGGTCCTTGAGGATCCGTACATCCTGATCGTCAACTCGAAGATCTCCAACGTCAAGGATCTCGTTGCCGTCCTCGAGAAGGTCATGCAGTCCGGCAAGCCGCTGCTGATCATCGCCGAAGATGTTGAGGGCGAAGCCCTGGCAACCCTGGTGGTCAACAAGATCCGCGGCACCTTCAAGTCCGTAGCCGTCAAGGCACCGGGCTTCGGCGACCGCCGCAAGGCACAGCTGGCCGACATTGCCATCCTCACCGGTGGCCAGGTCATCGCCGAAGAGGTTGGCCTGAAGCTGGAAAACGCCACGCTGGACCTGCTGGGCAAGGCACGCAAGGTTGTCGTCACCAAGGACGAGACCACCATCGTGGAAGGCGCAGGCGACGCTGAAGAGATCGCCGGCCGCGTCAACCAGATCCGTGCCGAAATCGAGAACTCCGATTCGGATTACGACCGCGAGAAGCTGCAGGAACGCCTGGCCAAGCTGGCCGGCGGTGTTGCAGTCATCAAGGCCGGTGCGGCAACCGAGGTTGAGCTGAAGGAACGCAAGCACCGCATTGAGGACGCTGTCCGCAACGCAAAGGCTGCCGTTGAAGAAGGCATCGTTGCCGGTGGCGGCGTGGCCCTCATCCAGGCCGGCCTCAAGGCCTTCGCCAACCTGTCCCTCGAGGGCGACGAAGCAACGGGCGCCAACATCGTCCGCGTTGCCATCGACGCTCCGCTGAAGCAGATCGCCTTCAACGCCGGCATGGAGCCGGGCGTTGTTGTGGACAAGGTCCGCGGCCTGCCCGAAGGCTTCGGCCTGAACGCAGCAACCGGCGAGTACGAAGACCTGCTGGCTGCCGGCATCAACGACCCGGTAAAGGTAACGCGCTCTGCCCTGCAGAACGCAGCTTCCATCGCCGGCCTGTTCCTGACCACCGAAGCAGTGGTTGCGGACAAGCCGGAGAAGTCGGCCCCCGCTATGGGCGGCGCTGACGAGATGGCAGGCATGGGCGGCATGGGCGGCTTCTAA
- a CDS encoding WXG100 family type VII secretion target, giving the protein MPLFAVDSEALAAKSAEVQGTIERLRADVNGMQAGLASLSEIWRGSASSNFQLLVTDWRATQARVEESLDSINQALAFASAQYAETEAANTSLFMH; this is encoded by the coding sequence ATGCCTTTATTTGCCGTGGACAGCGAGGCGCTGGCTGCCAAGAGTGCCGAAGTGCAGGGAACGATCGAACGCCTGCGGGCAGACGTGAACGGTATGCAGGCCGGGCTGGCCTCGTTGAGTGAGATCTGGCGGGGATCGGCGTCGTCCAATTTCCAGCTGCTGGTTACCGACTGGCGGGCTACGCAGGCCCGGGTGGAGGAATCGCTGGACAGCATCAACCAGGCGCTGGCCTTCGCATCGGCGCAGTACGCCGAGACGGAGGCGGCGAACACTTCGCTCTTTATGCACTGA
- a CDS encoding HAMP domain-containing sensor histidine kinase has protein sequence MTITGFATITLLRQILVDRLDADIDANASKVSRYLLVNEPSTDASLFRYYGLYLNEDGSHGPATHSESATDIPNLGNYTSDQVEAMGTEGFDVRGTEPTSKGWRVRIYDFENLPGSVAVAIPLDSVAATVDEAASLVFSVGLLGTLGATGIAYWAVTRQFRPLSQVEKTAAAIAAGDLSRRVEVGNPATEIGRLSRSLNAMLAHIETAFAARTQSERKMRRFVQDASHELRTPLVTIRGFSELYRHGALQEPEEISAAMGRIESEAKRMGQLVEDLLTLARVDEQRPLEYEPVDLMILGNDAALDARASAPDRNIRVVGLDGHAPQSAPTMGDEARLRQVVANLMTNALRYTPAGSPIEVAVGVAPVIHDRMDAVLEVRDHGPGISEDDAARVFERFYRADSSRYRETGGTGLGLAIVAALVAQHDGTVRLAETEGGGATLSIRLPYRAPEQFPERPDEAGDN, from the coding sequence GTGACTATCACCGGCTTCGCCACCATTACCCTGCTGCGCCAGATACTCGTGGACCGGCTGGACGCAGACATCGACGCGAATGCGTCCAAGGTGTCGCGCTACCTGCTGGTGAACGAGCCGAGTACTGATGCCTCGCTGTTCCGGTACTACGGGCTGTACCTGAACGAAGACGGCAGCCATGGTCCGGCCACGCACTCGGAGTCGGCAACGGACATCCCGAACCTCGGTAACTACACCTCCGATCAAGTGGAGGCGATGGGTACCGAGGGCTTCGATGTCCGCGGCACCGAGCCGACGTCCAAGGGCTGGCGGGTACGCATCTACGATTTCGAGAACCTCCCCGGTTCCGTCGCCGTTGCCATCCCGCTGGACTCGGTCGCCGCGACCGTGGACGAGGCGGCGTCGCTGGTGTTTTCGGTCGGGCTGCTCGGAACCCTGGGCGCCACGGGGATCGCCTACTGGGCAGTCACCCGGCAGTTCCGTCCGCTGAGCCAGGTGGAAAAAACCGCTGCCGCCATTGCCGCAGGTGACCTGTCCCGCCGAGTGGAGGTGGGCAACCCGGCCACGGAAATCGGCCGCCTGTCCCGCTCACTCAACGCCATGCTGGCCCATATCGAAACGGCGTTCGCCGCCCGCACCCAGTCTGAACGCAAGATGCGCCGCTTCGTCCAGGATGCCTCCCACGAGCTCCGGACCCCGCTGGTGACCATCCGCGGATTCTCGGAGCTGTACCGTCACGGTGCCCTCCAGGAACCCGAAGAGATCTCCGCCGCCATGGGCCGGATCGAGAGCGAAGCCAAGCGTATGGGACAACTGGTCGAGGACCTCCTGACCCTGGCCCGGGTGGACGAGCAGCGCCCGCTCGAATACGAGCCGGTGGACCTGATGATCCTGGGCAACGACGCCGCACTGGACGCGCGGGCCAGCGCACCCGATCGGAACATTCGGGTGGTGGGGCTGGACGGCCACGCGCCGCAGAGCGCACCCACCATGGGAGACGAGGCCCGGCTGCGGCAGGTCGTGGCGAACCTCATGACCAACGCCCTGCGCTACACACCGGCGGGTTCCCCCATCGAAGTGGCAGTCGGAGTTGCCCCCGTTATCCATGACCGGATGGATGCGGTACTGGAGGTACGGGACCACGGGCCCGGGATTTCCGAGGACGACGCCGCACGGGTGTTTGAACGCTTCTACCGCGCCGATTCCTCCCGCTACCGGGAGACCGGCGGCACCGGCCTCGGGCTGGCTATCGTGGCGGCACTGGTGGCCCAGCACGACGGGACGGTGCGGCTGGCCGAAACAGAAGGCGGAGGCGCCACCCTCTCCATCCGCCTGCCCTACCGCGCTCCGGAGCAGTTCCCCGAGCGTCCGGACGAGGCTGGCGACAACTGA
- a CDS encoding response regulator transcription factor: MNKSSAPEARLLVVDDEPNIRELLSTSLRFAGFDVVAAANGREALAAVDSHNPDLAVLDVMLPDMDGFTLTRRLRAAGQHFPVVFLTARDDTEDKVTGLTVGGDDYVTKPFSLDEVVARIRAVLRRTQPLEDDDAVIRVDDLELDDDAHEVRRGGVTIDLSPTEFKLLRYLMLNPNRVLSKAQILDHVWEYDFNGDASIVESYISYLRRKIDRSPDAPALIQTKRGVGYLLRSSEKR, encoded by the coding sequence GTGAACAAATCGTCTGCACCCGAAGCACGCCTCCTTGTTGTCGATGATGAGCCCAACATCCGCGAGCTGTTGTCCACCTCGCTGCGGTTCGCCGGGTTCGACGTCGTCGCCGCCGCCAACGGCCGTGAGGCCCTCGCCGCCGTCGACTCCCACAACCCGGACCTCGCGGTCCTGGACGTGATGCTCCCGGATATGGACGGCTTCACGCTCACGCGCCGCCTGCGCGCCGCCGGACAGCACTTCCCCGTGGTCTTCCTGACCGCCCGTGACGACACCGAGGACAAGGTCACCGGCCTCACTGTGGGCGGCGACGACTACGTCACCAAGCCCTTCAGCCTCGACGAGGTGGTGGCACGCATCCGTGCCGTACTGCGCCGCACCCAGCCGCTCGAGGACGACGACGCCGTCATCCGCGTGGATGATCTGGAGCTCGACGACGACGCCCACGAGGTACGCCGCGGCGGCGTCACCATCGACCTCTCCCCCACCGAGTTCAAGCTGCTGCGCTACCTGATGCTGAACCCGAACCGTGTCCTGTCCAAGGCGCAGATCCTGGACCACGTCTGGGAATACGACTTCAACGGAGACGCCTCCATCGTGGAGTCCTACATCTCCTACCTGCGCCGCAAGATCGACCGCAGCCCGGACGCGCCGGCGCTGATCCAGACCAAGCGCGGCGTCGGCTACCTGCTGCGGTCCTCGGAGAAGCGCTAG
- a CDS encoding DUF6507 family protein encodes MSLNGWDIDVAGTRGVIVQARTEHRELGTEGNVLRNALTGAAESVNSGLITGALMEVYEGYLGPLVASAVQRADKVLDETANAIHAYIDGDQVMAETANQQASIAAPSVDPEADK; translated from the coding sequence ATGTCACTTAATGGGTGGGATATCGACGTCGCGGGAACCCGGGGCGTGATAGTTCAAGCCAGAACAGAACACCGAGAACTTGGCACGGAAGGAAACGTTCTTCGGAATGCCCTGACGGGCGCTGCGGAAAGTGTCAACAGCGGACTTATCACCGGCGCATTGATGGAAGTCTATGAGGGCTACCTGGGCCCGCTGGTAGCGAGTGCAGTTCAGCGCGCCGATAAAGTTCTTGATGAAACCGCAAATGCTATCCATGCGTACATCGACGGCGACCAGGTTATGGCGGAGACCGCCAATCAGCAGGCATCCATCGCTGCTCCCAGCGTAGATCCGGAGGCGGACAAATGA
- a CDS encoding DNA repair helicase XPB, producing MVDGPLIVQSDKTILLEVDHEQATEARHAIAAFAELERAPEHIHSYRLTPLGLWNARAAGLDAEQVLNTLLMYSRFPVPHSLLIDIEETMSRYGRLRLEKDPQHGLVLRTNDYPVLEEVMHAKKIQPLLGPRIDGETVVVQSAMRGQLKQLLLKLGWPAEDLAGYVDGTPHPILLNEDGWALRPYQKLATENFWAGGSGVVVLPCGAGKTLVGAAAMATSSTTTLILVTNTVSARQWKDELLKRTSLTEDEIGEYSGAVKEVRPVTIATYQVLTLKRGGLYPHLELLDANDWGLIIYDEVHLLPAPIFRMTADLQARRRLGLTATLVREDGREGEVFSLIGPKRYDAPWKDIEAQGYIAPAECIEVRVDLPRDERVAYAMAEDGDKYRLCSTSETKTGVVEKLVKRHAGEQTLVIGQYLDQLDELSERLDAPVIKGDTPVKERQRLFNEFREGALSTLVVSKVANFSIDLPEASVAIQVSGSFGSRQEEAQRLGRLLRPKADGKAAHFYTVVARDTLDQDFAAKRQRFLAEQGYAYSILDATDIEKPV from the coding sequence ATGGTTGACGGACCGTTGATTGTCCAGAGCGATAAGACGATTCTTCTGGAGGTCGATCATGAACAGGCAACCGAGGCCCGGCACGCCATCGCGGCTTTCGCCGAACTCGAGCGTGCCCCCGAGCACATCCACAGTTACCGGCTGACGCCGCTGGGACTGTGGAATGCGCGGGCCGCGGGACTCGACGCCGAACAGGTCCTCAACACGCTGCTTATGTACTCCCGCTTCCCCGTACCGCACTCGCTGCTGATCGACATTGAAGAAACCATGTCCCGGTACGGGCGGCTGCGGCTGGAGAAGGATCCCCAGCACGGGCTGGTGCTTCGCACCAACGACTATCCGGTGCTCGAAGAAGTAATGCATGCCAAGAAGATCCAGCCGCTGCTCGGCCCGCGGATCGACGGCGAAACCGTCGTGGTGCAGTCCGCCATGCGCGGCCAGCTCAAGCAGCTGCTGCTGAAACTGGGCTGGCCCGCCGAAGACCTGGCCGGTTACGTGGACGGCACGCCGCATCCGATCCTGCTCAATGAGGACGGCTGGGCGCTGCGCCCCTACCAGAAGCTCGCCACCGAGAACTTCTGGGCCGGCGGTTCCGGCGTGGTGGTGCTGCCCTGCGGTGCGGGCAAAACCCTGGTCGGGGCGGCGGCCATGGCCACCAGCTCCACCACCACCCTCATCCTGGTGACCAACACCGTCTCCGCCCGGCAGTGGAAGGATGAGCTGCTGAAGCGCACGTCGCTGACCGAGGATGAAATCGGCGAATACTCCGGCGCGGTGAAGGAAGTCCGCCCGGTCACCATCGCCACCTACCAGGTCCTGACGCTCAAGCGGGGCGGGCTGTATCCGCACCTGGAACTGCTGGACGCCAACGACTGGGGCCTGATCATCTACGACGAGGTGCATCTGCTGCCCGCACCCATTTTCCGGATGACCGCGGACCTGCAGGCCCGGCGCCGGCTGGGCCTGACCGCCACCCTGGTCCGCGAGGACGGCCGCGAGGGCGAGGTCTTCTCGTTGATCGGCCCCAAGCGTTACGACGCCCCGTGGAAGGACATCGAGGCGCAGGGCTACATTGCGCCCGCCGAGTGCATCGAGGTCCGGGTGGACCTGCCGCGGGATGAGCGCGTGGCCTACGCCATGGCCGAAGACGGGGACAAGTACCGGCTGTGCTCGACGTCGGAAACCAAGACCGGCGTCGTCGAAAAGCTGGTGAAGCGCCATGCCGGCGAGCAGACCCTGGTGATCGGACAGTATCTGGACCAGCTGGACGAACTTTCCGAGCGACTGGACGCACCGGTGATCAAGGGTGACACCCCGGTGAAGGAACGCCAGCGGCTCTTCAACGAATTCCGGGAAGGTGCACTGAGCACCCTCGTGGTGTCCAAGGTTGCGAACTTCTCCATCGACCTGCCCGAGGCGTCCGTGGCCATCCAGGTCTCCGGCTCCTTCGGCTCCCGGCAGGAAGAGGCCCAGCGGCTGGGCCGGCTGCTGCGACCCAAGGCGGACGGCAAGGCAGCCCACTTCTACACCGTTGTTGCCCGTGACACCCTGGACCAGGACTTCGCGGCCAAGCGGCAGCGGTTCCTCGCGGAGCAGGGCTATGCCTATTCCATCCTGGACGCCACGGACATCGAAAAGCCGGTGTAG
- a CDS encoding helicase-associated domain-containing protein — MSAIRALAEDLAARSDDQLRELLAARPDLALPAVPDFQALAARASTRVSVQRILEKLTAPQLQVLEAVDLTTNEDSQLSTTASWLKTTISGSTIKSLDAILGHLHSLALLRRAKPHPGAPKADASRRFYLPVSVLGEALGAYPAGLGRPYSTLAAQHPEFGQRLVGIVEGLRSSGLPIEKADTPATAAHSLHHLVSDPAGWATLMEGAPPQTADLLRRFKYSPVGTIPKKAAMGRAVLDNPSPTPVEWLVARGLLVPLDALHVELPRPVGQASRGHVIVADFQLEAPRPVPRNVARNLRDNAAFGAVAETLRLVTELLALAAENPIGTLRSGGVGVREVRRLSESLRLDGAATSWLLELAALAGLITLDAATSRWGTTEGTWLTQNREDQWRRLVEAWLDADRAPSLVGAPLPAGGAVNALAAEVSRPDAPVVRRRALEMLALLSDVEGAGENETVGAFDTEDLISALTWHQPRLQRRFARLVPGILKEAAQLGLLGSGALTVLGSAVAGSDYARATSVLRDALPAPLNSFLLQADLTAVAPGYLEPGVARELALISTAEGQGPATIYRFSAESIRRALDEGLDADGILAFLHQHSATDVPQPLRYLVEDTAARYGRLRVGAAGSYLRSDDEAGLNALLADPRTASLGLVRLAPTVVAANVPAKELTFSLRELGYPPALEGPARKPVGSHRMIPVPAPSSSRARLNPWELTDEDLDRQLAALRGGGPVPHAGESQSLVSLETLRKAIRTKSSVRMGVVDAQGNQRQEIFVPLSVSDGRVRVYDPRSDVERTVSVHRIMDVEIVEGSPAHG, encoded by the coding sequence ATGTCCGCGATTCGAGCCTTGGCCGAAGATTTAGCAGCACGCAGTGATGACCAACTGCGTGAATTGCTCGCGGCCCGGCCCGACCTGGCGCTCCCCGCCGTGCCGGACTTCCAGGCTCTCGCAGCGCGTGCTTCGACACGCGTCAGCGTCCAGCGGATCCTCGAAAAACTGACGGCACCGCAGCTGCAGGTCCTGGAAGCGGTGGACCTGACCACCAACGAAGATTCCCAGCTCAGCACCACCGCTTCATGGTTGAAAACAACAATCTCGGGCTCAACCATCAAATCCCTCGATGCGATCCTGGGCCACCTGCATTCCCTGGCCCTGCTGCGGCGGGCCAAGCCGCACCCCGGAGCACCGAAAGCTGATGCCTCCCGCCGGTTCTATCTACCCGTCTCGGTCCTCGGCGAGGCGCTGGGCGCCTACCCAGCCGGGCTGGGAAGGCCGTATTCCACCTTGGCGGCCCAGCATCCGGAGTTCGGGCAACGCCTGGTAGGCATCGTCGAGGGGCTGCGCAGCAGCGGACTGCCCATAGAGAAGGCAGACACCCCCGCCACCGCCGCCCATTCCCTGCATCATCTGGTCTCTGATCCTGCGGGCTGGGCGACGCTAATGGAGGGCGCTCCGCCGCAGACAGCAGACCTGCTTCGCCGGTTCAAGTATTCACCGGTGGGCACCATCCCCAAGAAAGCCGCCATGGGACGGGCCGTCCTGGACAACCCCTCCCCCACCCCGGTGGAGTGGCTCGTGGCCCGTGGCCTCCTGGTCCCCTTGGACGCGCTTCACGTGGAACTTCCGCGGCCGGTGGGCCAGGCCTCCCGGGGCCATGTAATCGTCGCGGACTTCCAGTTGGAAGCGCCCCGGCCGGTTCCCCGCAACGTCGCCCGCAACCTGCGGGACAACGCCGCGTTTGGAGCGGTGGCGGAAACCCTGCGGCTGGTTACGGAACTGCTGGCGCTTGCGGCCGAGAACCCGATCGGGACGCTCCGCTCCGGAGGCGTTGGCGTGCGCGAAGTGCGCCGTCTCTCGGAATCGCTGCGGCTCGACGGTGCCGCTACGTCCTGGCTGCTTGAGCTGGCGGCCCTGGCCGGGCTGATCACCCTGGATGCTGCAACCTCACGCTGGGGCACCACCGAGGGAACCTGGCTTACCCAGAACCGTGAGGATCAGTGGCGCCGATTGGTGGAAGCCTGGCTGGATGCGGACCGCGCACCGTCCCTGGTGGGCGCACCCCTGCCAGCAGGCGGAGCAGTGAACGCGCTGGCCGCAGAAGTTTCCCGCCCGGACGCCCCCGTCGTCCGCCGTCGGGCACTGGAAATGCTTGCCCTGCTATCCGACGTCGAGGGCGCGGGCGAAAACGAAACTGTCGGTGCCTTCGACACCGAGGACCTCATCAGTGCCCTGACCTGGCACCAGCCGCGGCTGCAGCGGCGTTTTGCCCGGCTGGTTCCGGGCATCCTGAAGGAGGCAGCCCAGCTGGGGCTGCTCGGTTCAGGGGCGTTGACCGTGCTGGGGTCGGCCGTTGCCGGCAGCGACTATGCCCGTGCCACCTCCGTACTGCGTGACGCCCTGCCTGCGCCATTGAACTCCTTCCTGCTGCAGGCTGACCTCACGGCGGTGGCGCCCGGGTATCTGGAGCCCGGCGTCGCCCGGGAGCTGGCCCTGATTTCCACGGCGGAAGGCCAGGGCCCGGCAACGATCTACCGGTTCTCGGCCGAGTCCATCCGGCGGGCACTCGATGAAGGGCTCGACGCCGACGGCATCCTCGCCTTCCTGCACCAGCATTCCGCAACGGATGTCCCCCAGCCGCTGCGCTACTTGGTGGAGGACACGGCAGCCCGGTACGGCCGGCTGCGGGTGGGTGCGGCGGGATCTTATCTGCGCAGTGATGACGAGGCCGGGTTGAACGCCCTGCTGGCGGACCCGCGGACCGCTTCGCTGGGCCTGGTGCGGTTGGCCCCGACGGTGGTCGCAGCCAATGTGCCGGCTAAGGAACTCACCTTTTCCCTTCGGGAGCTCGGCTATCCCCCGGCGCTGGAAGGCCCGGCACGCAAGCCGGTCGGCTCCCATCGGATGATCCCTGTGCCGGCGCCGTCCTCCTCCCGGGCCCGGCTGAATCCGTGGGAACTTACGGATGAGGACCTGGACCGGCAGCTGGCCGCACTGCGCGGCGGAGGACCCGTCCCGCACGCGGGCGAGAGCCAGTCCCTGGTCAGCCTGGAAACCCTGCGCAAGGCCATCCGGACCAAGAGTTCGGTGCGGATGGGCGTGGTGGATGCCCAGGGGAATCAGCGGCAGGAGATTTTCGTTCCCCTGTCAGTGAGCGACGGCAGGGTCCGGGTCTATGACCCGCGCAGCGACGTCGAACGCACAGTGTCAGTACACCGGATTATGGACGTGGAAATAGTGGAGGGTAGCCCGGCACATGGTTGA
- a CDS encoding cold-shock protein, translated as MPIGKVKWFDTGKGFGFLATDDGQEVFLHASALPAGVSEVKPGTRMEFGVADGRRGPQALSARILEAPPSVARATRKDAEDMAVITEDLIKLLDGISNGLRRGRYPDKKHASKVAAVLRAVADDLDI; from the coding sequence GTGCCCATCGGCAAGGTCAAATGGTTCGACACTGGTAAGGGTTTTGGGTTTCTGGCCACGGACGATGGGCAGGAAGTTTTCCTGCACGCTTCGGCACTGCCTGCGGGAGTCAGCGAGGTCAAGCCCGGCACCCGCATGGAATTCGGTGTTGCGGACGGCCGCCGCGGACCGCAGGCCCTTTCCGCCCGCATTCTCGAGGCCCCGCCGTCGGTAGCCAGGGCAACCCGCAAGGATGCCGAAGACATGGCCGTGATCACCGAGGACCTGATCAAGCTGCTGGACGGTATTTCCAACGGACTGCGGCGCGGCCGCTACCCGGATAAGAAGCACGCATCCAAGGTAGCTGCCGTCCTGCGGGCCGTTGCCGATGATCTGGATATATAA
- a CDS encoding DUF3027 domain-containing protein, producing the protein MRPEIPSPDPSPEPGTDAAAAPAVRKRAPRRPGKPDAVLAAAVAEARAGLLEVVSEGEVGNYLGAAADAERVVTHRFSSLRPGYRGWYWYATVARMPRSKKVTVSEVGLLPSDDALLAPEWVPWSDRLRPEDIAAEQEQQAQEQRAQEQADQEQADQEQAELAGPDDDGQQDEADQEQAGEQHAEATGAQEDE; encoded by the coding sequence ATGCGACCGGAAATTCCCTCTCCCGACCCGTCCCCTGAACCCGGCACCGACGCCGCTGCTGCTCCGGCGGTTCGCAAGCGCGCCCCGCGGCGGCCGGGAAAGCCCGACGCCGTGCTCGCGGCCGCCGTGGCCGAAGCCCGCGCCGGACTGCTGGAAGTGGTGTCTGAAGGCGAAGTAGGCAACTACCTGGGTGCAGCCGCCGACGCCGAACGGGTGGTGACCCACCGGTTCTCTTCCCTGCGTCCCGGCTACCGCGGGTGGTACTGGTACGCCACGGTTGCCCGTATGCCCCGGAGCAAGAAGGTAACGGTGTCCGAAGTGGGCCTGCTTCCCTCGGACGACGCGCTGCTGGCTCCCGAGTGGGTGCCCTGGTCCGACCGGCTGCGTCCGGAAGACATTGCTGCCGAACAGGAACAGCAGGCCCAGGAACAGCGCGCGCAGGAACAGGCTGACCAGGAACAGGCTGACCAGGAACAGGCCGAACTTGCCGGCCCGGACGACGACGGGCAGCAGGACGAGGCTGATCAGGAACAAGCCGGCGAACAGCACGCCGAAGCGACAGGTGCTCAGGAGGACGAATAA